The Balaenoptera acutorostrata chromosome 2, mBalAcu1.1, whole genome shotgun sequence genomic sequence aagGCAGAAACTAAGGGTCAGTTGTCCCATggaaggatgggtggatgggaggaaggaaggaaggaaggatggatggatgggaggatggatggatgggtggatgcatggatggatggatggatgagtgggtggatggatggatggaggaatgAATAAGGCAGGGAGGAAACTACAAATTAGGAGCACCTGTGGGATCTGGAACCTCCAGCACATCCTGGGAGTAGGAATCACATTTTACTGGGGCTGAGCTGGGTCGTAGACAAAGCACAGCCTGGCCCACACCTGTCCCTCAGGCATCTTGGGCTCAGCCGAGAATCTCCCAGCCAGGATAGTGTCCTCCCAGCTCCTGAGCTCCTACTTCTGTCCCCAAGCCTTTGCCCAAATTGGGATCTTGCCCTGAaagagcccccagccctgcccgcatCCCTGAGCCAGGATCATGGAAGATGCTGAGCCCAGGAGAGACACCCACACCATATCACACACTTGTGCACAGTCCCTACACAATCCCACACCACGGTCTTGTTCGACaggtatttattaagtgcctattgtgtgccaggccctgtgccgggCCCTGGGGCCAGAGCCAGGACCAAAGCTCAGTTCTGTTCACTTACTGGAAGCCACTATCTAGTGTCGAGAAACCAGTAAATGACTAAGATAATTTCAGCTGGTGATACATGCAAAGAAAGATGCAGGGCTGTGGCGGAGAGAGTGTCAGGACGGCTGGTGGTCAAGGTGGGCTTCTGTGAGGAAGAAACATCTGAGCAGGGACTGAAGGAGAGACGGAGCCAGCCAGAAGATATGGGGAAAGGTGTACAAAGTAGAACcaacagtaagtgcaaaggccctggggcaggaacgTGCTTGAGGTGTTCAAGGACAGAAAGAGGTCCTCTGCGcacacccaccccttccctcctcgAGGAGGGGCCTCACGCAGACCCCCTGACCCCCACACACGTCTACACATGCTCACACGGCAGTACCTCAGGTCCACTTCCTCGTTCAAGTAGGGATCCATTCTGAATGCGgactcctcttcatcctcagctCTGCAgaagagatggagatggaggggTGAGGGCGGGTGAAGGGTGGGAAGTGGGCGCAGcctcagcctcagtctcccccaggCTGGGGGGACTGCAGGAAGCAAGAGAGGGGGCTGCATGGCTGTCCTGAGCTGTGGGAGCAGGGGGAGCAGGGAAATGGGGAGACAAGAAAGGGACCAGAGAGGGTCATGAGGTAGGAGGGGATGCCCAGCGctttggggagtggggaggagatggagggtggggaaaggggcTCCCACCTCTCTTTGGAGCACCAGATACGGTTGGCCAGCATGAGGATGAAGATGATGAACAGGAACCCCACGACAGAAGCCAGGCCCACCAGCCATGGCTTCAGTTGACGCTCTGAGGCtgttaggaggtggggggagaggagactCAGAAATGGGGAAGGTGGGGGGCCCCCGAAAGGACAGGGGCGAAGGGTGCAGGGGATGCTCAGACAGAGGGGTCTTAGAAAGGGGCTGGGTTTCAcaggtggttttgtttttgttttttgactgcaccttgcggcatgcaggatcttagttccccgaccagggatcgaacccgtgacccgtgccccctgcagtggaagcactgagtcttaaccactggaccgccagggaagtccttttaaatttttctttcttctttttttttttttttttttggctgcgccgcagcttttgggatcttagttccctgaccagggattgaacccgggtcccaggcagtgaaagcgccaagtcctaaccactggaccgccagggaattccctcagagGTGGGTTTTAGAGAAGGGGACGGGGCTCTGAGAGGAAGGGGTGCTCAGGGATGAGGTGGGAGGCCCAGAGGGAGTGGGGGAGTTAGGGAGGCTGCCTCCAAGAGGGGCCTGACCCCATTCCTCTTCTGCCTGCCCACTCCTCTTGGAGGCCTCGGTTTCTCATCAGATGGGGAGATGGCGAGCCTGTGTCTAAGCCCATCCCCACGACCCGTCCTCCCGCCCCTGCCCCAGAGGTCGGAGCCCTACCCTGCTGGGCCTCAGCCGGCGACAGGAGCAGGGCGCTGAGCAGGAGAAGGGTCTCCAGGGTCCCCATGGCACGGAGGATCCAGCAGTCGAGGTACAGGAATGCACAGTCCGGTCAGAGTCAGGGGAGACCCTGCCCAGCCCCTGATAAGGGGGCAGGCAGgtctgggggcggggcaggcccAGACCAGAGGGCCCCTCCTTTTGCCCCACCTGGTTGGCATCCACTCCCTCTCCCCCGCCTTCCAGGAGGGCAGACTCTGGACCTGGGGTAATGATTAACACGGGAGTCCGGCCCCTCTGCCCTGCGCCCCACCCAGGACCGCCAGCCTCAGGGTCCCCCAGGCTCCCCGCCACAGGCGCCGGGCTGAGCCGGCCCTGAGCTTCCTTCCCGGCTCAGTGCTTTTACACATCATTACGATTCTTTCTCTGCATGCACCATGAAATTTTGCCACCTGCGTTTTACAGAGAAGCCAGGGAGGCCAGGAGCGTCAGGCCAGGCAGAAGCAGCCAGAACTGAGATGTAAACGCGGGTCTCTCCCACCACCAGCTTATACTGGCTCCTCTTGGGTTCCCGACCCCTGGGGACCCACAGCCAGCTCCAGGGGGAGCAAACGGGGCAAGAAGGGATGGGCCACCATCCACCTCCAAACCCAGTTGCTACCGTGTGGCCGGAGAACGGGGCCCCTGGGGTAGCTGATGACTCAGACTCCTGGCTCTCCTGCGTGTCAACCTTGATCCCCAGGCTGATTAGATAGGGTGCCCTGCCCGGGCGAATGGGGACCCCACCCCAGCTGCCACGGTACAGCCACAACCCAAGCACATGGCaggaaggctggggtggggaggcctgGCCCTTCTCCAGGCCTGAGACCTCTGTCAGacgcctgggggctgggggaacaCCAGCATCATTGCCCACGGACGTACGGAGTGCCTGTGCATTCCTGGAGCCCCCTCCCTTCCTGAGGTCTGACCACGGTCGCTGTGCACGAGGGCCACTCAGTGGAGCCCAGGACAAGCCCAGTTCGACCAGCCAGGCAGGCACAGGTgaagctcctactgtgtgccccAGCCCGTGCAAAACTCAGGAGCAAAGGAAGCCCTCAGGCTAGTTAGGAAGTCAGGACCCCCAGAGACGGACCCATCCAGCTGCCGAACCAGGAATGAGGTGAGAGGCGGGGGCCGAG encodes the following:
- the LOC103002910 gene encoding small integral membrane protein 24-like, yielding MGTLETLLLLSALLLSPAEAQQASERQLKPWLVGLASVVGFLFIIFILMLANRIWCSKERAEDEEESAFRMDPYLNEEVDLSKEDKKGKKEKEKKAEKEGERNLGLELEEKEERRDQEIVKNMAM